In a single window of the Thermus amyloliquefaciens genome:
- a CDS encoding DUF2249 domain-containing protein → MAGEDRQAVVHPEMKVAEVLRRWPELLQVLVEASPVFQKLKNPLLRKTMPNLVTVAQAARMGGLEPEELVARLNRALGVEARPEVPIGQAESLLGTPPPSWLSAPVGFQLDVRPILERGGEPFQAIMAAAQEVEPGKRLVLEVLFEPIPLYKVLGKQGFLAWCERLGERHYRVHFYRQQFGEGRGVAAGPGPLSEGDWEDYQAEVQIEENLEPPLPMMRVLEALAGLKPGEKLLVHHVRRPVHLLARLEEEGHAYLLKDLGPGRVEILIRKGG, encoded by the coding sequence ATGGCGGGTGAGGATCGGCAAGCGGTAGTGCACCCCGAGATGAAGGTGGCCGAGGTCCTAAGGCGCTGGCCAGAGCTCCTTCAGGTCCTGGTGGAGGCAAGCCCCGTTTTCCAGAAGCTCAAGAACCCCCTTCTGCGCAAGACCATGCCCAATCTGGTCACCGTGGCCCAGGCGGCCAGGATGGGGGGGCTGGAGCCTGAGGAGCTGGTGGCCCGCTTGAACCGGGCCCTGGGGGTGGAGGCCAGGCCGGAGGTGCCCATAGGGCAGGCGGAAAGCCTCCTCGGCACCCCGCCGCCTTCTTGGTTATCGGCCCCCGTTGGCTTCCAGCTGGACGTGCGGCCCATCCTGGAGCGGGGCGGGGAGCCCTTCCAGGCCATCATGGCGGCGGCCCAGGAGGTGGAACCCGGGAAGAGGCTGGTTTTGGAGGTGCTCTTTGAGCCCATCCCCCTTTACAAGGTCCTGGGGAAGCAAGGCTTTTTGGCCTGGTGCGAGCGGCTGGGGGAGAGGCATTACCGCGTTCACTTCTACCGCCAGCAGTTTGGGGAAGGGCGAGGGGTGGCCGCAGGCCCCGGCCCCTTGAGCGAAGGGGACTGGGAGGACTACCAGGCGGAGGTCCAGATTGAGGAGAACCTCGAGCCCCCCCTGCCCATGATGCGGGTCCTGGAGGCTTTGGCTGGCCTCAAGCCTGGGGAGAAGCTTCTGGTCCACCACGTGCGCCGCCCGGTGCACCTCCTGGCCCGCCTCGAGGAGGAGGGGCACGCCTACCTGCTGAAGGACCTCGGCCCGGGGCGGGTGGAGATCCTGATCCGCAAGGGGGGCTAG
- a CDS encoding DUF2249 domain-containing protein: MELDVRTLPPRERHPRIFALFDSLKPGESLVLVNDHDPKPLYYQLMAERPGQVDWAYLEEGPEVWRVRIGKR; the protein is encoded by the coding sequence ATGGAGCTGGATGTGCGCACCTTACCCCCACGGGAACGGCACCCCCGGATCTTTGCCCTTTTTGACAGCCTGAAGCCTGGGGAGAGCTTGGTCTTGGTCAACGACCACGATCCCAAGCCCCTTTACTACCAGCTCATGGCGGAAAGGCCGGGGCAGGTGGACTGGGCGTACCTGGAGGAGGGACCGGAGGTATGGCGGGTGAGGATCGGCAAGCGGTAG
- a CDS encoding MFS transporter, which yields MLKAAKGTWISEWNPEDPKRWDAALAWRTLWITTFNLTLSFITWFVVSALVVRLPKVGFELSTLQLFWLTAMPGLAGGTLRIVWTFLPPILGTRHLVTFSTLLLLIPLLGWSFAVQNTHTPYWILLLLAFLAGIGGGNFSGFMPSTSYFFPKRLQGTALGLQAGIGNFGVSVVQFVTPWIIGFALFGSLLGGPQTFTPKPGVSQPIWLQNATFIWVPFVLVGALLAWVYLRSVPVRANFREQLDIFRDKHTWFMTSLYIMTFGSFSGFSAIFPLLIREVYGKFDGAPDPLKYAFLGPLVGSLARVIAGPISDRYGGAIVTQVSAIGIFLSALLVTLYTRPTSLEQFPFFVLAMLLVFFFSGVGNASTFKQMPMIFPPRQAGGVIGWTAAIAAYGPFIFSTLAGYTQKATGSFTAFFYGLMVFYAFNLFLNWYYYARKGAEKPC from the coding sequence ATGCTGAAGGCAGCGAAGGGTACCTGGATCTCCGAGTGGAACCCCGAGGATCCCAAGCGGTGGGATGCCGCCTTGGCCTGGCGCACCCTTTGGATCACCACCTTCAACCTCACCCTGTCCTTCATCACCTGGTTTGTGGTGAGCGCCCTGGTGGTGCGCCTGCCCAAGGTGGGGTTTGAGCTTTCCACCCTCCAGCTTTTCTGGCTCACGGCCATGCCGGGGCTCGCTGGGGGCACCTTGCGCATCGTCTGGACCTTCCTGCCCCCTATTCTGGGCACCCGGCACCTGGTGACCTTCTCCACCCTGCTTCTGCTCATCCCCCTCCTGGGCTGGAGCTTTGCCGTGCAGAACACCCATACCCCCTACTGGATCCTTCTCCTCTTGGCCTTCTTGGCGGGGATCGGCGGGGGGAACTTCTCGGGCTTCATGCCCTCCACCAGCTACTTTTTCCCCAAGCGCCTCCAGGGGACGGCCCTAGGGTTACAAGCGGGCATCGGCAACTTCGGCGTTTCCGTGGTCCAGTTCGTGACCCCTTGGATCATCGGCTTCGCCCTTTTTGGCTCCCTTCTGGGCGGGCCCCAAACCTTTACCCCCAAGCCCGGGGTATCCCAACCCATCTGGTTGCAGAACGCCACCTTCATCTGGGTGCCCTTTGTGCTGGTGGGGGCCTTGCTGGCATGGGTGTACTTAAGAAGCGTCCCGGTGCGCGCTAACTTTCGCGAGCAGTTGGACATCTTCCGCGACAAACACACCTGGTTCATGACCAGCCTCTACATCATGACCTTCGGCTCCTTCTCCGGGTTTTCCGCCATCTTTCCCCTTTTGATCCGGGAGGTCTACGGGAAGTTTGACGGTGCCCCCGATCCCCTGAAGTACGCCTTCCTGGGCCCGCTGGTGGGTTCGTTGGCCAGGGTCATCGCTGGGCCCATCTCAGACCGCTATGGAGGGGCCATCGTCACCCAGGTTTCCGCCATCGGCATCTTCCTCTCCGCCCTTCTGGTGACCCTCTATACCCGGCCCACCTCCTTGGAGCAGTTCCCCTTCTTTGTTCTGGCCATGCTCTTGGTCTTCTTCTTCAGCGGGGTGGGGAACGCCAGCACCTTCAAGCAGATGCCCATGATCTTCCCCCCCAGGCAGGCGGGTGGGGTCATCGGCTGGACTGCGGCCATCGCCGCCTATGGGCCTTTCATCTTCTCCACCTTGGCCGGCTACACGCAAAAGGCCACAGGGAGCTTTACCGCCTTCTTCTATGGCCTCATGGTCTTCTACGCCTTCAACCTCTTCCTGAACTGGTACTACTACGCCCGAAAAGGGGCGGAAAAGCCCTGCTAG
- the narI gene encoding respiratory nitrate reductase subunit gamma: MNWNTLLFGVFPYIALTLAVAVTAYRMVYRPFSVSAQSSQLLEQKRLFYGSVAMHWGLVLVLLGHLLALLVPKGLLLWNAVPLRLYLLEITGLGLGLWALVGTYVLLARRMAVARVRAASTPMDYLVLVVVFVSALSGVLTALFYRYGSFWFPAVMTPYLWSVLTLQPRPELIADLPFWTQLHVFNFWVFLALFPFSRLVHIITVPLGYLFRPWQIAIWIRKLAR, encoded by the coding sequence CTTCCCCTACATCGCCCTCACCTTGGCGGTGGCGGTCACCGCCTACCGCATGGTGTATAGGCCCTTTTCCGTCTCGGCCCAGTCCAGCCAGCTTCTAGAACAAAAGCGCCTCTTTTACGGCTCCGTGGCCATGCACTGGGGGCTGGTCTTGGTGCTCCTTGGCCACCTTCTGGCCCTTTTGGTCCCCAAGGGGCTTCTCCTTTGGAACGCTGTGCCCTTAAGGCTTTACCTCCTGGAGATCACCGGGCTCGGCCTTGGGCTTTGGGCCCTTGTGGGCACCTACGTGCTCCTGGCCCGGCGGATGGCCGTGGCCCGGGTGCGGGCGGCTTCCACCCCTATGGATTACCTGGTGCTGGTGGTGGTCTTCGTCTCCGCCCTTTCCGGGGTCCTTACCGCCCTCTTTTACCGCTACGGGAGCTTCTGGTTCCCGGCGGTCATGACCCCCTACCTGTGGTCTGTTCTCACCCTGCAGCCTCGGCCGGAACTCATCGCCGACCTGCCCTTCTGGACCCAGCTCCACGTCTTCAACTTCTGGGTCTTCCTAGCGCTCTTCCCCTTCTCCCGGTTGGTCCACATCATCACCGTCCCTCTGGGCTACCTCTTTAGGCCTTGGCAGATAGCCATCTGGATACGCAAGCTGGCGAGGTGA